A genomic window from Chitinophaga pollutisoli includes:
- the infB gene encoding translation initiation factor IF-2, with translation MGGNTRGGKSTKASRRRDKRHEMAEREAQNMADGNKLQVTEFLSVSELANLMDVSFAEVISKCMGLGIMVSINQRLDAEVIELVAGEFGYEVEFIGIDDATDDDEDEIEDAPEDLEPRAPIVTIMGHVDHGKTSLLDYIRNANVVAGEAGGITQHIGAYQVTTASGKKVTFLDTPGHEAFTAMRARGAKVADIAVIVIAADDAIMPQTREAISHSQAAGLPMVFAINKVDKDGANPEKIKEQLAGMNLLVEDWGGKFQSQEISAKSGMNIDILLEKILLEAELLDLKANPNREASGTVIEATLDKGRGYVTTVLVQNGSLSQGDTIVSGAHFGKIKAMFNERGQRVEKVGPSAPVQLLGLNGAPQAGEKFRMYEDESEAKDLANRRAQIVREQGIRTKKHITLDEIGRRLALGNFKQLNLIIKGDVDGSVEALSDSLQKLSTEEIVVSVVLKGVGQITESDVLLATASDALVIGFQVRPSLNAARLAEKENIEIRTYSIIYDAIDELKSAMEGMLEPKIEKKVTANVEIRETYKFDKATVAGCFVLDGKLFRNSRINLVRDGIVVHTGELQSLKRYKDDVKEVVSGMECGLSIKNYSDLKVGDIVEGFEEVEVKRTL, from the coding sequence CTGGGTGGCAACACCCGCGGTGGGAAATCCACCAAGGCCAGCCGCCGCCGCGACAAACGCCACGAAATGGCCGAACGCGAAGCCCAGAACATGGCCGACGGCAACAAGCTGCAGGTAACCGAATTCCTCTCCGTGAGCGAGCTCGCCAACCTCATGGACGTTTCCTTCGCCGAAGTGATCTCGAAATGTATGGGCCTCGGTATCATGGTGTCCATCAACCAACGCCTCGACGCCGAAGTAATCGAGCTCGTAGCCGGAGAATTCGGTTATGAAGTGGAATTCATCGGTATCGACGACGCAACCGACGACGATGAAGACGAAATCGAAGACGCTCCGGAAGATCTGGAACCCCGCGCGCCCATCGTGACCATCATGGGTCACGTAGACCACGGTAAAACCTCCCTGCTCGACTATATCCGCAACGCCAACGTAGTTGCGGGCGAGGCCGGCGGTATCACCCAGCACATCGGTGCCTACCAGGTAACCACCGCTTCCGGCAAAAAAGTAACTTTCCTCGATACTCCCGGTCACGAAGCGTTTACCGCGATGCGTGCCCGTGGTGCAAAAGTGGCTGACATCGCCGTGATCGTGATCGCGGCAGACGATGCCATCATGCCCCAGACCCGTGAGGCCATCTCCCACTCCCAGGCCGCCGGCCTGCCGATGGTATTCGCCATCAACAAAGTGGATAAAGACGGCGCCAACCCGGAAAAAATCAAGGAACAACTCGCCGGTATGAACCTCCTCGTGGAAGACTGGGGCGGTAAATTCCAAAGCCAGGAAATCTCCGCCAAAAGCGGTATGAATATCGACATCCTGCTGGAGAAAATCCTGCTGGAAGCCGAGCTCCTCGACCTGAAAGCCAACCCGAACCGCGAAGCTTCCGGTACGGTGATCGAAGCCACGCTCGACAAGGGCCGCGGCTACGTAACCACGGTGCTGGTGCAGAACGGTTCCCTCAGCCAGGGCGACACCATCGTGTCCGGCGCGCACTTCGGTAAGATCAAGGCCATGTTCAACGAACGCGGACAACGCGTCGAGAAAGTTGGCCCCTCCGCCCCCGTGCAGCTCCTCGGCCTCAACGGCGCCCCGCAGGCAGGTGAGAAGTTCCGCATGTACGAAGACGAGTCCGAAGCCAAGGATCTGGCCAACCGCAGAGCCCAGATCGTTCGCGAACAGGGCATCCGCACCAAGAAACACATCACCCTCGACGAGATCGGCCGCCGACTTGCCCTTGGCAACTTCAAGCAGCTGAACCTCATCATCAAAGGCGACGTGGACGGTTCCGTGGAAGCGCTCTCCGACTCCCTGCAGAAACTGTCTACAGAAGAAATCGTTGTCAGCGTAGTACTCAAAGGCGTAGGTCAGATCACCGAATCCGACGTACTCCTGGCTACCGCCTCCGACGCTCTCGTGATCGGCTTCCAGGTGCGCCCGTCGCTCAATGCAGCCCGCCTCGCCGAGAAAGAGAATATCGAAATCCGCACGTACTCCATTATCTACGACGCCATCGACGAGCTCAAATCCGCGATGGAAGGGATGCTGGAACCGAAAATCGAGAAGAAGGTTACCGCGAACGTCGAAATCCGCGAAACCTACAAATTCGACAAAGCTACCGTTGCAGGCTGTTTCGTACTCGATGGCAAACTCTTCCGCAATTCGCGCATAAACCTGGTACGCGACGGTATCGTGGTGCACACAGGCGAACTGCAGTCGCTCAAACGTTACAAAGACGATGTGAAAGAAGTCGTTTCCGGCATGGAATGCGGTCTCTCCATCAAAAACTACAGCGACCTCAAAGTCGGCGACATCGTCGAAGGCTTCGAAGAAGTGGAAGTGAAACGTACCCTCTAA
- the nusA gene encoding transcription termination factor NusA, producing the protein MASINLIESFTEFKEAENIDRPTLMKVLEDVFKTLLRKKYGSDENFDVIVNTEKGDLEILRRRTIVEDGTVEDENAQVAYSEAILIEPDYQVGEDLYEEVEILDFGRRAILAAKQTLTARIGDLKKNILVKKYGDRVGEIVTGEVYQVWKKEVLLLDDEGNELILPKSEQIPTDYFKKGENVRAVVKKVELKNNSPLIILSRTHPSFLAKLLEIEVPEIFDGLIVIKKIVREPGERAKVAVESYDDRIDPVGACVGMKGSRIHGIVRELRNENIDIINYTANIQLLIQRALTPARISRMEVDNDNKYASVYLKPDQVSLAIGKKGVNIKLACELTGYEIDVFRDEEQEQTEFDIDLEEFADEIEAWVIDELKRIGCDTARSVLDLTSEELVRRSDLEEETVTEVRRILQEEFEKE; encoded by the coding sequence ATGGCTAGTATTAACCTGATTGAGTCATTCACCGAGTTTAAGGAGGCCGAGAACATCGACCGGCCCACGCTGATGAAGGTGTTGGAGGACGTGTTTAAGACCCTGTTGCGTAAGAAATATGGCTCAGATGAGAACTTTGACGTGATTGTAAATACTGAGAAAGGTGACCTGGAGATTCTTCGCCGCCGCACCATCGTGGAAGATGGAACGGTAGAGGACGAGAATGCGCAGGTGGCTTATTCCGAAGCCATTCTGATCGAGCCCGACTACCAGGTGGGGGAAGATTTGTATGAAGAAGTGGAAATCCTGGATTTCGGGCGCCGCGCCATCCTGGCAGCGAAGCAAACGCTGACCGCCCGCATCGGCGACCTGAAAAAGAACATCCTGGTGAAGAAATACGGCGACCGCGTAGGCGAGATCGTAACCGGGGAAGTTTACCAGGTGTGGAAAAAAGAAGTTTTATTATTGGATGATGAAGGGAATGAACTAATATTGCCTAAATCCGAGCAGATACCGACGGATTATTTCAAGAAAGGTGAGAACGTGAGAGCAGTCGTGAAGAAAGTGGAGCTGAAAAATAACTCCCCGCTGATCATCCTTTCCAGAACACATCCCTCCTTCCTGGCCAAACTCCTCGAAATCGAGGTGCCGGAAATCTTCGACGGCCTAATCGTGATCAAAAAGATCGTGCGCGAGCCCGGCGAAAGAGCCAAAGTTGCCGTGGAATCCTATGACGACCGTATCGACCCCGTAGGCGCCTGCGTGGGTATGAAAGGAAGCCGGATTCACGGCATCGTACGTGAACTCCGCAACGAGAACATTGACATCATCAACTATACCGCAAACATTCAGCTCCTGATCCAGCGCGCACTCACGCCCGCCCGCATCAGCCGGATGGAAGTGGATAATGATAACAAGTACGCCTCCGTTTACCTCAAACCCGACCAGGTATCACTGGCCATCGGTAAAAAAGGCGTGAACATTAAACTGGCCTGCGAACTGACCGGCTACGAAATCGATGTGTTCCGCGATGAAGAACAGGAACAAACCGAATTCGACATCGACCTGGAAGAATTCGCAGACGAAATCGAAGCCTGGGTAATCGACGAACTGAAAAGAATCGGTTGCGATACAGCCCGCTCCGTCCTGGATCTGACTTCGGAAGAACTGGTACGCCGCTCCGACCTCGAAGAGGAGACCGTAACAGAAGTGAGAAGGATTCTCCAGGAAGAATTTGAAAAAGAATAA
- the rimP gene encoding ribosome maturation factor — protein sequence MANEQVIARIREFLDALLADKPEYFVVEIKIKPTNNVKVYVDADSGASISNLVSLNRQLYPQLEAAGLFPDNDFSLEVSSPGLDEPLKTHRQFVKNVGRKVEVTLLDGTVKEGKLTAATESELTLEETIGKKKEIRISNINLTEIKHTKVCIVF from the coding sequence ATGGCAAACGAACAAGTGATAGCGCGCATCAGGGAATTTCTCGACGCTCTGCTGGCGGACAAGCCGGAATATTTCGTGGTTGAAATAAAGATTAAGCCTACCAACAATGTGAAGGTTTACGTGGATGCGGATAGCGGCGCGTCGATCTCCAATCTGGTGTCGCTGAACCGCCAGTTGTATCCCCAGCTGGAGGCCGCCGGCCTTTTTCCTGACAACGATTTTTCGCTGGAAGTATCGTCTCCGGGGCTTGATGAGCCTTTGAAGACGCATCGGCAGTTTGTGAAGAACGTGGGCCGGAAAGTGGAGGTGACTTTGCTGGATGGTACCGTGAAGGAAGGCAAGCTGACGGCGGCAACCGAATCGGAGCTGACGCTGGAAGAAACGATCGGTAAGAAAAAGGAAATCAGAATATCTAACATCAATTTAACAGAAATAAAGCACACAAAGGTGTGCATCGTGTTTTAA
- a CDS encoding DUF2752 domain-containing protein — MDPHANLPSLCFWRWIGFESCPGCGLGHSVSHLFHGHWQESWETHKLGAPTIAALLWRIGQLTKIQIHAFRHG; from the coding sequence ATGGACCCGCACGCAAACCTTCCCAGCCTTTGCTTCTGGCGCTGGATCGGTTTCGAAAGCTGTCCCGGTTGCGGCCTCGGCCACTCCGTTTCCCATCTCTTCCACGGCCACTGGCAGGAAAGCTGGGAGACGCACAAACTCGGCGCCCCGACCATCGCAGCTCTCCTCTGGCGGATCGGGCAACTCACTAAAATTCAAATTCACGCCTTCAGACATGGATAA
- a CDS encoding TM2 domain-containing protein — MDNYYYAALPGIDQEEMVWLEELTKKFDDDTRKKFLFLYQSRRKDPQTILITCLLGLIGPNGIHRFLLDQILIGILYVVTLGFCFIGTIIDAINYRRLTWEYNKQVSLEVAAMLSRTWTDR; from the coding sequence ATGGATAATTATTATTATGCCGCCCTGCCGGGCATCGACCAGGAAGAAATGGTCTGGCTGGAAGAGCTTACCAAAAAATTTGACGACGACACCCGGAAGAAATTTCTTTTCCTCTACCAGTCGCGCCGAAAAGACCCGCAAACCATCCTCATCACCTGCCTCCTTGGCCTCATCGGCCCCAACGGTATCCACCGCTTCCTGCTCGACCAGATCCTGATAGGTATCCTTTACGTGGTAACGCTCGGCTTTTGTTTTATCGGCACCATCATCGACGCCATCAACTACCGCCGCCTTACCTGGGAATACAACAAACAGGTTTCCCTGGAAGTGGCGGCCATGCTCAGCAGAACCTGGACCGATCGTTAA
- a CDS encoding DUF4834 family protein: MSLLKLIFYILAGWFLYKLIFQFIIPVYRGTKQVRRQMQDMQDAMRQQYEQQRQQQQQQQTAQQQVPPRPPQEAVRKRDDGDYIDFEEIK; the protein is encoded by the coding sequence ATGTCTCTTTTAAAGTTGATTTTCTACATCCTCGCGGGATGGTTTTTATATAAACTGATTTTTCAATTTATCATTCCCGTATACCGCGGCACCAAACAGGTGCGCCGCCAGATGCAAGACATGCAGGACGCTATGCGCCAGCAGTACGAGCAGCAACGCCAACAGCAGCAGCAACAACAGACCGCCCAGCAACAGGTGCCTCCCCGGCCGCCGCAGGAGGCCGTCCGTAAGCGCGACGATGGCGACTATATCGATTTCGAGGAAATCAAATAA
- a CDS encoding HAD family phosphatase, translated as MQGIKHIIFDLGGVILNIDISRTARAFEALGVEDFGKHYSQAHVSTLFNDLETGRVSEAEFVHKMKCVLPEGVTDEQVIGAWNAMLLDYPVARLQLLQQLRNQYDLFLLSNTNAIHLAAFNKILEKERGIPSLAAFFDKTYYSHLMGCRKPEPEAWQMVLDQNGLKPEHTLFIDDTLPNVEAAQKLGIRSIHLQSPATILDIFKPKG; from the coding sequence ATGCAAGGAATCAAACATATCATTTTCGACCTTGGCGGGGTGATCCTCAATATCGACATCAGCCGTACCGCGCGCGCATTCGAGGCCCTCGGCGTCGAAGACTTCGGGAAGCATTACTCCCAGGCGCATGTGAGCACGCTGTTTAATGACCTGGAGACAGGCCGCGTCTCCGAAGCGGAGTTCGTCCACAAGATGAAATGCGTACTGCCGGAAGGCGTTACTGACGAACAGGTGATCGGTGCCTGGAACGCTATGCTGCTCGATTACCCGGTGGCGCGGTTGCAGCTGTTGCAGCAGTTGCGGAACCAGTACGACCTGTTCCTGTTGAGCAATACCAACGCAATTCACCTGGCGGCGTTCAACAAGATACTGGAAAAGGAGCGCGGCATTCCCTCACTGGCCGCTTTTTTCGATAAAACGTACTATTCCCATCTCATGGGCTGCCGCAAGCCGGAACCGGAAGCCTGGCAAATGGTGCTGGACCAGAACGGGCTGAAGCCGGAGCATACCTTGTTCATCGACGATACGCTGCCGAATGTGGAAGCGGCGCAAAAGCTGGGGATTAGGTCGATCCACCTGCAGTCGCCCGCCACCATCCTGGATATCTTCAAACCAAAAGGATAA
- a CDS encoding mechanosensitive ion channel family protein gives MENVLHQTWAGNSIASWITASVIILVSFLAIRVLRSIVLKKLRQWTSNTKRTWDDFIIHLAGRTIVPALYVLAVWSALQSLSLHEKLGNVIRVAFLAAMTFFVLRGISALFRRFVFSYIKRQDNSETKEKQANGLILIVNFFIWTLGILSLISNLGYNVTTLIAGLGIGGIAIALAAQTILGDLFSYFVIFFDRPFEIGDFILVDDKLGVIEYIGIKTTRIRTLNGEQLVCSNTDLTNSRIHNYKRMERRRVVAQLRVTYQTSEKTSPSSPRSFAAPWKARTKYSSTAPISRDSANRA, from the coding sequence ATGGAAAATGTATTACACCAGACATGGGCAGGCAATTCCATTGCCTCCTGGATCACCGCATCCGTTATCATCCTTGTTTCCTTCCTCGCCATCCGCGTCCTCCGGTCCATCGTGCTGAAGAAACTCCGCCAGTGGACCTCCAACACCAAACGCACCTGGGACGATTTCATCATCCACCTTGCCGGCCGCACCATCGTACCCGCATTATACGTGCTCGCCGTATGGTCCGCACTGCAATCGCTCTCCCTTCACGAGAAACTCGGCAACGTCATCCGCGTGGCCTTCCTCGCAGCCATGACCTTCTTCGTGCTTCGCGGTATCAGCGCCCTCTTCCGCCGGTTCGTATTCAGCTACATCAAACGGCAGGACAACAGCGAAACCAAAGAAAAACAAGCCAACGGTCTCATCCTGATCGTCAATTTCTTCATCTGGACCCTCGGCATCCTGTCCCTCATCTCCAACCTGGGATACAACGTCACCACACTCATCGCCGGCCTCGGCATCGGCGGTATCGCCATCGCCCTCGCCGCCCAAACCATCCTGGGCGACCTCTTCAGCTATTTCGTCATCTTTTTCGACCGCCCCTTCGAAATCGGGGACTTCATCCTGGTCGACGATAAACTCGGCGTCATCGAATACATCGGCATCAAAACCACCCGTATCCGCACCCTCAACGGCGAACAACTCGTTTGCTCCAATACGGACCTCACCAATTCCCGCATTCACAATTACAAAAGAATGGAAAGAAGAAGGGTGGTGGCGCAGCTGCGGGTCACTTACCAAACTTCGGAAAAAACCTCTCCATCATCCCCGCGATCCTTCGCGGCGCCGTGGAAAGCCAGGACGAAGTACAGTTCGACCGCGCCCATTTCGCGGGATTCGGCGAATCGAGCCTGA
- the lpdA gene encoding dihydrolipoyl dehydrogenase gives MENNFDVIVIGSGPGGYTAAIRAAQLGSTCAIIEKYPVLGGTCTNVGCIPSKAMLDSSENYDIILHKVAKQGIHVSGTEINFGEMVTRNRSVVKQNNDGLVFLMKKNKIQTFYGMGTLGKGKKVTVQQADGKMVELTGKNIIIATGSKPSTLPGITIDKQRIITSTEALYLQEMPKTMTIIGGGVIGVEMASIFHRIGVKVTILEYAKSLIPTMDGELGKELQKILSKSGIEILTGCAVRGAVNNGKEVTTTYTDPSGKEATATAEYCLVAVGRRPYTEGLGLENTGVKADERGRILTDDHLQTAEPGIYAIGDVVKGAMLAHKAEDEGVMAAESIHGKAHHINYNCIPSVVYTWPEVAGVGYTEEQLKEKNIPYNKGRFPFMASGRARASDDTEGFSKVLSDPKYGEILGVHIIGARAADLIAQAVTAMEFELTDMELGKISYAHPTFSETLKDAYLAASGRGAINF, from the coding sequence ATGGAGAACAATTTCGATGTTATTGTCATCGGTTCCGGGCCGGGCGGCTATACCGCCGCCATCCGCGCCGCCCAGCTGGGCAGCACATGCGCCATTATTGAGAAGTACCCCGTGCTCGGGGGCACCTGCACCAATGTGGGCTGCATCCCATCAAAAGCCATGCTCGACAGCTCTGAGAACTACGATATCATACTGCACAAAGTAGCCAAACAGGGCATTCACGTAAGCGGAACGGAAATCAATTTCGGGGAGATGGTGACGCGTAACCGCAGCGTGGTGAAGCAGAATAACGACGGGCTTGTCTTCCTCATGAAAAAGAATAAAATCCAGACCTTCTACGGAATGGGAACCCTCGGCAAAGGGAAAAAAGTGACCGTTCAGCAGGCTGATGGCAAAATGGTGGAACTGACTGGCAAGAACATCATCATCGCCACCGGCTCCAAACCCTCCACCCTGCCGGGCATCACGATCGACAAGCAACGGATCATCACTTCCACCGAAGCGCTTTACCTGCAAGAAATGCCCAAAACGATGACCATCATCGGCGGCGGTGTGATCGGGGTGGAAATGGCTTCCATCTTCCATCGCATCGGCGTAAAAGTGACGATCCTCGAGTACGCGAAAAGCCTCATCCCCACGATGGATGGCGAACTGGGTAAGGAACTGCAAAAGATCCTGTCGAAATCGGGCATCGAAATACTGACCGGCTGCGCCGTCAGAGGGGCCGTCAATAACGGGAAAGAAGTAACGACAACCTACACCGACCCCTCCGGCAAAGAAGCTACCGCTACCGCCGAATACTGCCTGGTGGCGGTGGGGCGCCGCCCGTATACCGAAGGCCTCGGGCTGGAAAACACCGGCGTCAAAGCCGACGAGCGCGGCCGCATCCTGACCGACGACCACCTGCAAACCGCCGAGCCCGGCATCTACGCCATCGGCGACGTCGTGAAAGGCGCCATGCTGGCGCATAAAGCGGAAGATGAAGGCGTGATGGCGGCCGAATCCATTCACGGGAAAGCGCATCACATCAACTACAATTGCATTCCTTCCGTGGTGTACACCTGGCCGGAAGTGGCGGGCGTCGGGTACACCGAAGAGCAGCTCAAAGAAAAAAATATTCCCTACAACAAAGGCAGATTCCCGTTTATGGCGAGCGGCAGGGCCCGCGCGTCGGACGATACCGAGGGTTTTTCCAAAGTGCTGTCAGATCCCAAATACGGTGAAATCCTCGGCGTGCATATCATCGGCGCCCGCGCGGCCGATCTCATCGCGCAGGCCGTTACTGCCATGGAATTCGAACTGACGGACATGGAGCTGGGCAAGATTTCCTACGCCCACCCCACGTTCTCCGAAACGCTCAAAGACGCGTACCTGGCTGCATCCGGCCGTGGGGCGATCAACTTCTGA